The genomic DNA GTCGTTCGTTTAGTCCAGCAAAGTCCTGCCAGAACGATGGCAGCGATACCAATCACAACTCCCGCCAGGCGATGTCCATGTTCGAGAAACTTATCGTAGTTCTCTTTGTTCGTTCCCATATCTTGAATCAAACCGAGCCAGGGATAACTGAACATGGTGTATTCATCGGAATTCGGCCAGTTCGGAAATGCCATCCCGGCATTCGCAGTGGTCGTCATCGCCCCCAGAAAAATCGGTAGCAACGCCAGCGCTGTTGTCAGCACGGCTACGCGATGAATCCAAGGCGTCGGGATGTCGGGTGAGTTATTCATAGAGAGCGTTATTTGGAGTTTATTCTCTTTGTTGGGTTACGTTTCGCTAACGCAACCTACATAAGGGTAGCAATCACACTGTCGAAGTGAGTGTCGGGTCGTAAACTTCCCGCTCGGTTTGAGGCCAGTAATCTTTATCGAGATGGTCTGGACTACTGTATTCATAAGGCCCTCGATAAACGAGTGGCTGAGATTCAAAATTACCGTGGGGCGGTGGCGAAGGTGCCTGCCATTCCAGTCCGTTGGCATTCCAGGGATTCTTCGGAGCCTTCTTACCCCAGATCAGACTGCCAAACACATTGATCAACAACAGAAACTGAGCAGCCCCCATCAGAATTGCCGAGTAAGTCATAAACTGATTCAACGGCAGCAAATGCTCTAAATATTCATGCAGATATGGATTCGCGTATCGCCGTGGCATCCCTGCAATTCCCAGCATGTGCATCGGGAAGAAGGTGCCGTTCATGCCGATGAATGTCAAAACAAAATGCAACTTGCCCAGTCGCTCGCTCATCATCCGACCAAACATCTTCGGATACCAGAACTGGATCGCAGCAAAGATACCAAATAATGTTGCTCCAAACAGAATGTAATGGAAATGTGCGACAATAAAGTAAGTATCGTGGATATAAATATCGACCGGCACCGCAGCCATAAAGATCCCGCTCAACCCACCGACGATGAACATCGACACAAAAGCGACCGCATTGAGAGTCACAGTATTGAATTCAATATGCCCACCCCAGATCGTCCCGATCCAGTTGAACACCTTAATCGCCGAGGGCAGCGCGATCATGATGGTCGCCACCATGAAGGTCATTCCCAAGGCCGGGTTCATTCCAGAAATGAACATGTGATGCCCCCAGACGATAAACCCAAGACCCGCAATTGCAGACATCGAATAAATCATCGGGCGATATCCAAAAACCGGCTTTCTGCACATGCAGGAAAGCATATCTGAAATCATCCCCATGGCCGGGAGCAACATGATGTACACAGCTGGATGCGAATAAAACCAGAACAGATGCTGCCACAAAAGTGGCTGCCCACCACCGACAGTCGCCTCGGCATTGTTGATGACGATTCCAGCAGGAACGAAAAAGCATGTACCGAATTCACGATCAGCGATCAGCATCAAACCAGCTGCAGTCAGAACAGGCAAGGCGAATGCCTGTAAAATCGCGGTAATGAACATTGCCCAGATTGTGAGTGGCATGCGGAAAAACGTCATCCCCGGAGCCCGCATGTTGATGATCGTCGTCATGTAATTGATCGACCCCATCATCGAGGAGACCCCGACAAACGTGATGCCCAGGAGCCATAAGGTCTGGGCGAATCCCGAACCGGGAGCCGCATCATAAATCGCTGCGAGAATTGGATATGAAGTCCAACCCGCAGCAGGCCCACCCTCATAAAACAGGCTCAAACCGAAACAGAAAGTCGCTGGCCACATGAACCAGTAGCTCATCATATTCAGTTTCGGAAACGCCATATCGGGCGCACCGATCATCAGTGGAATCAGAAAGTTTCCAAAAGCCCCAGCCAGAATCGGGATAATGACCAGGAAAATCATCACAGTTCCGTGCATCGTAAAGAGCATGGTGTAAAACTCGGGTGTGATCTGACCGCCCGTTTCGGCAAAAAATGTCGTGTTCACGAAAGGCATTTGTGTATTCGGAAATGCCAGTTGCCAGCGAATCGCCAGTGCGAATGCTCCTCCGACAAGCATCAGGAGCAATGTCGAGAACAGGAACTGAATACCGATCACTTTATGGTCGGTCGAAAAGACGTACTTGCTGATCCACCAGCGATTATCAACATGGTGGTGGCCATGAGAATCACCAGAATCGCCGTGTTCTCCAGAGGTCTGGACTTCGCTGGTCACAGATTCACTTTCCGTTCTTGTTGTCGATCCCTGCATGATGCAGGCGAATTATTTTAAGGTCAGGCATGCCTGAGAGAATATAAAATTGACGTCCTTTTCGTCAGGCAGT from Rubinisphaera italica includes the following:
- a CDS encoding cytochrome c oxidase subunit I; protein product: MQGSTTRTESESVTSEVQTSGEHGDSGDSHGHHHVDNRWWISKYVFSTDHKVIGIQFLFSTLLLMLVGGAFALAIRWQLAFPNTQMPFVNTTFFAETGGQITPEFYTMLFTMHGTVMIFLVIIPILAGAFGNFLIPLMIGAPDMAFPKLNMMSYWFMWPATFCFGLSLFYEGGPAAGWTSYPILAAIYDAAPGSGFAQTLWLLGITFVGVSSMMGSINYMTTIINMRAPGMTFFRMPLTIWAMFITAILQAFALPVLTAAGLMLIADREFGTCFFVPAGIVINNAEATVGGGQPLLWQHLFWFYSHPAVYIMLLPAMGMISDMLSCMCRKPVFGYRPMIYSMSAIAGLGFIVWGHHMFISGMNPALGMTFMVATIMIALPSAIKVFNWIGTIWGGHIEFNTVTLNAVAFVSMFIVGGLSGIFMAAVPVDIYIHDTYFIVAHFHYILFGATLFGIFAAIQFWYPKMFGRMMSERLGKLHFVLTFIGMNGTFFPMHMLGIAGMPRRYANPYLHEYLEHLLPLNQFMTYSAILMGAAQFLLLINVFGSLIWGKKAPKNPWNANGLEWQAPSPPPHGNFESQPLVYRGPYEYSSPDHLDKDYWPQTEREVYDPTLTSTV